Proteins from a genomic interval of Salvelinus sp. IW2-2015 linkage group LG14, ASM291031v2, whole genome shotgun sequence:
- the LOC111972478 gene encoding transcription factor Sox-17-alpha-A-like, with product MSSPDAGYASDDQTQARCAMSVMMPGMGHCQWADPLSPLGDTKVKSESCATSSXNQNRGKTEPRIRRPMNAFMVWAKDERKRLAQQNPDLHNAELSKMLGKSWKALPVSEKRPFVEEAERLRVQHMQDHPNYKYRPRRRKQVKRIKRLDSGFLVHGVSDHQSTSLGGDGRVCMEGLGLGYHHEHGYQVSTQSLGHYRDAQALGGASYEPYSLPTPDTSPLDAVESDSMFFSGHSQEECHMMPAYAYHSQGAEYTPQDPHSNQHANHMLHRHLSSPTEQQQGHQAGPMPPSFNQLAMYYSQHCSPSHPKRHPGHGTGQRSPPPDSHPADQVEQMHPSELIGEVDRSEFEQYLSSSRPGDMTGLSYGAHEANMQGPESLISSVLSDASTVFYCNYTS from the exons ATGAGTAGTCCGGATGCGGGTTACGCCAGTGACGATCAGACCCAGGCTAGGTGCGCGATGTCAGTCATGATGCCTGGAATGGGACACTGTCAGTGGGCAGACCCCCTGAGCCCTCTCGGGGACACCAAAGTGAAGAGCGAGTCGTGCGCTACCAGCTCCGMGAACCAGAACCGTGGAAAGACTGAGCCGCGGATCCGGAGACCCATGAATGCGTTCATGGTGTGGGCAAAGGATGAGCGCAAACGACTGGCACAACAAAATCCTGACCTGCACAATGCGGAGTTGAGCAAAATGTTGG GGAAGTCGTGGAAAGCCCTTCCTGTGTCCGAGAAGCGCCCCTTTGTAGAGGAGGCTGAAAGGCTCCGGGTCCAGCACATGCAGGACCACCCCAACTACAAATACCGACCCCGGCGGAGGAAGCAGGTGAAGAGGATTAAGCGTCTGGACTCAGGGTTCCTGGTTCATGGTGTGTCCGACCACCAGAGcacctccctgggtggggacggCCGAGTATGTATGGAGGGCCTGGGGCTGGGTTACCACCACGAGCATGGCTACCAGGTGTCGACTCAGTCCCTCGGCCACTACCGCGACGCCCAGGCCCTCGGGGGGGCTTCCTACGAACCCTACAGCCTGCCCACCCCCGACACCTCCCCACTAGATGCCGTGGAATCAGACTCCATGTTCTTCTCCGGCCACTCTCAGGAGGAGTGCCACATGATGCCTGCGTACGCCTACCACTCCCAGGGGGCAGAGTACACACCTCAGGACCCTCACTCCAACCAGCACGCCAACCACATGCTCCACAgacacctctcctcccccactgagcagcagcaaggccaccAGGCTGGCCCCATGCCCCCCTCCTTCAACCAATTGGCTATGTACTACAGCCAGCATTGTAGCCCCAGTCACCCCAAGCGACACCCAGGACATGGGACAGGACAGCGCTCCCCTCCCCCAGACTCCCACCCAGCAGACCAGGTGGAGCAGATGCATCCATCAGAGCTGATAGGTGAGGTGGACCGGAGTGAGTTTGAACAGTACCTGAGCTCCTCCAGACCTGGGGACATGACAGGCCTGTCGTATGGGGCACATGAGGCCAACATGCAGGGACCTGAGAGCCTGATATCCTCTGTGCTCTCTGATGCCAGCACAGTGTTCTACTGTAACTACACCTCCTAA